In Paludibaculum fermentans, the genomic stretch AACGGTCGATGGTCGCAGGCCAGGCGCAATCGGCGGAGGTGGAACTCCGGCGGGCCGCAGCCCTCCCATCGAGCGAGCCGCTGAAGCTGCCCACGGCTCCGGTGGCACCGTCCGCCCCGGGGGTGACGCTGGAGGAGCTGCGAAGGCGGGCTCTGGAGGTGCGTCCCGACCTGCGGGTGGCCCGCACGCTTTCCGCGCAATCGACAGCCGAACTGGATCTCGTCCAGGCCCAGGGACGGCCCGACGTGACGGTGTCGGCGCAGTATGCGCGAAGGTATTCGCAGTTCGAAGATCCAATCCGGGTGACGGGGCGCGGCTCGCCGCTACTGCTGCAGGACCGGGACAACGTACTGACACTGGGGGTTTCCATCCCCCTGCAGACGCGCAAGCGCAACCAGGGCAATGTCGAAGCGGCAGCAGCCCGCCAGAGCGCGGCGCAGTTGAGAGGCCGGCACCTTGAGGTGACCGCCGGACTGGAAGTGGAAGCGGCATGGGCACGCTACGAGGCAGCACGGAAGACGGTGGCGATCTTCCAGCGCGGGGTTGTGGACGAATCGAACAGGAACCTCGCGATCATTCGCCAAGCTTACGAACTGGGCCAGCTTCGGCTGTTGGACGTCCTGAATGAGCAGCGCAGGCAACTGGAGACGCAGCTGAGCGCAATCGATGCGGAGGCGGAACTGGCGCGCAGCGCAGCCGAGTTGGAACGGGCCGCGGGAGGAGAACTCAAGTGAAGAAGTCAATGTTCCTACTGGCGGCCACACTCGTGCTGGCCGGGTGCTCACAACCGAAGCCTGAGCCCACGCCCAATGAAGAGAAGCGCGAGGGCGGGCTCGTGCAGATCAGCGCGGAGGCCCAGTCGCACTTCGGAATGCAGGTGGAAGCGGCCCAGGTGCATTCGCTGCACGAGCTGCTGCAGGTGCCCGGAACGGTGCAGCCCATCGACAGCCGGGTGAACACGATCCGGCCGCTGGCGCGCGGGCGGCTGCACGAGGTGCTCGTGAAGGTGGGCGATCGTGTAAGCAAAGGGCAGCCGCTGGCCACGTACGACAACATGGAGGCGGGTGAACTGGTGGCACAACTGTCGGGGGCGCGGGCCGACCTGGAGCGACTACGCGGGCAGGAGCGCCAACTCGGCCGCCAGGTGGAGAGGGCCCGAGCCCTGGCTGAGATTGGGGCTGTGCCGAAGAAGGAGTTCGAGCTGGCGACGGCCGATCAAAGGGCCGCCGGACAGAGTGTGAAGTCGCAGGAGAGCGTGGTCGAGGGAATCGTGGCACGCCTGCGGCGCTTTGGCCTGACTGGTGCGGAGACGCAGACGACGCCCATCACCACCATCACGGCACCGTTGGCGGGAGTGATTACGAAGCAGGAGGCATCGCCGGGCGAGGTGGTGGAGTCCACGACGGCGTTGTTCACCATCGCGGACCTGAGCGCTGTGTGGGTCCAGGCCGAGGTTTATGAGAAGGACCTGGGGCGGCTGCGGATTGGGCAGGACGCGTTGATCACCGTGGACACTTACCCTGACCAGGGTTTCACAGGCAGGGTCACGTATGTGAGCGATTTCCTGGACCCGCGGACACGAACCGCGCGGGTCCGCTGCGAAGTACCGAACGGATCCATGCAACTCAAGCTCGACATGTACACCAACGTGCAGTTGCCGACGACCTTCAGCCGCAAGACGCTGGCCGTGCCTTCGGGCGCGATCCAGGAGGTGGGGGACAAGACGGTGGTTTTCGTGAGGAAGTCAGCCACGGAATTTGAGCCACGGGTGGTCACTGCCGGGAAGACCGTTCGCGAGCTGGTGGAGATCGTAACCGGGCTGACGGCAGGCGAGATGGTGGTGAAGACAGGAGCGTTCCATCTCAAGTCCATCCTGGTGGGCAAGGAACTGGGCGAGGAATAGCATGCACTCCTTCATAGACTGGGCGCTCCGTTATCGAGCCATCGTCCTGCTGGGCATTCTGCTGACGATCGTGTTCGGGGTCTATTCGCTGCAGCAGCTGCCGATCGACGCCGTACCCGACATCACACCGAACCAGGTTCTGGTGCTGACCCGCGCTCCGAGCCTTTCCCCGATCGAGGTGGAACAGTTTCTAACTTTTCCGATTGAGAATGCCATGACCGGATTGCCGGGCGTGGAGCGAATCCAGTCGGTCTCGAAGAACGGCCTCTCGTATGTCGCCGTGTACTTCAGAGAGAACGTGGAGACATACTTCGCGCGGCGGCTGGTGATGGAGCGGCTGCCGCAGGCGCGCGAGAACATTCCGGCCGGAATGGGCTCACCGGAGATGGGTCCGATTGCCACCGGGCTGGGTGAGGTCTACCAGTTCAAGGTGAGCGGCGCGGGCCGATCGCTGATGGAACTGCGGAGCATCCTGGACTGGGAGATCGCGCCCAAGCTGCGATCTGTGCCTGGGATCGTGGAGGTCAACACGCATGGCGGAGCACTGAAAGCGTACGAAGTACAGGTCGACAGCGAAAAACTGGTGGCTTACCACGTCTCACTGGAGAAGCTGATCTCCTCCCTGGAGAAGAACAACGCCAACGCGGGCGGAGCTTACCTGGAGCGGATGGAGCAGCAATCGCTGGTGCGGGGCGAGGCCTTGATCACCAGCCTGGCGGACATCGAGAGGATCGTCGTGGGGGTGTCACCGACGGGCACTCCGATCCTGGTGAGCAACCTGGGTGAAGTCCGGTTTGCGCCCATGGTGCGCCAGGGCTTCGCGACGCAGGATGGCAAGGGGGAGATTGTTGTCGGTGTAGCGATGATGCTCATCGGCGAGAACTCGCGCGTGGTGGTGGACCGGGTCAAACAGAAATTGATCACCATCCAGAAGTCGCTGCCCCCGGGCGTGCGGGTGGAGCCGCTTTACGACAGAACCGAACTGGTGCGCCGCACGATTGGGACGGTGAGCCGCAACCTGCTGGAGGGCGGATTGCTGGTGGTGGCGGTGCTGCTGCTTCTGCTGGGGAGCTTCAAGGGCGGCGTGATGGTCTCCCTGGCGATTCCGTTATCGATGCTGGCAGCGTTCACGGGAATGGTGCAGGCCAACATCTCAGGCAACCTGATGAGTCTGGGCGCCATCGATTTCGGCCTGGTGGTGGACGGGTCCGTGGTGATGGTAGAGAACATCCTGCGGCGGCTGGGTCATCGAAAGCCCGGAGAGGAATCGTTGGACGTGATCCGCCATGCGGCGCAAGAGGTGGCGAGACCCACGTTCTTCGGCATCCTCATCATCGTACTGGTCTACATCCCCATCCTGACCCTGCGGGGCGTGGAGGGGAAGATGTTCCGGCCGATGGCGATCACGCTGTTGTTTGCCCTGGCGGCGTCGCTGGTGATTGCCCTGGCCGTGATGCCGGTGCTGAGCTCCTATGTATTCCGGAAGCAAGTGGTGGAGAAAGAGACGTGGCTGATGCGGAAGGCGGGCGCAGCCTATGGACCGATGCTGCGCCGAACGCTCCGGTTTCCGCTGGTCACCGCTGGACTGGCGGCCCTGGCCTTCGTGGTGACGCTGGCGATTGTGCCGCGGCTCGGCGCGGAGTTCATCCCGACATTGGACGAGGGTTCGATTGTGGTGATGATGTACCGGGTTCCGGGCATCTCCGTAGCGGAATCGCTACACGGCAACGAGATCATCGAGAACGTGCTGCGGGAGTTCCCCGAGGTGCAGACAGTTTACTGCCGGACCGGCCGGCCGGAGGTGGCGACGGACCCAATGGCGATCGACCAGAGCGATGTCTATGTGTTCCTGAAGCCCGCTTCCGAGTGGCCTCGCAAGCGCACCAAGGAGGATCTGATCTCCAGCATGAAAGCGAAGCTGGAGGAGCATGCGCCCGGCGCCGGGTACAGCTTCTCGCAGCCGATTCAGATGCGGATGCAGGAGTTGATGGAGGCCGGTGTTCGCTCCGATATCGCCGTAAAACTGTATGGCGACGACCTGAACATCCTGCGTCAGAAGGCGGACCAGATTGCCGCCGTCGTGCAACGAGTCCCCGGCGCGGCCGATGTGCGCGCGGAGCGGGTGGCGGGCCTGCCCTATCTGCGGATCCGGATCAAGCGGGACGCGCTGGCCCGGCACGACCTGGATGCGGCCGATGTGCTGAATACGGTCGAGGCGATTGGCGGCAAGGCCGTGGGACAAGTAGTGGAGGGGAACAAGCGATTCGTGATGCAGATCCGGTTTGACGAGGCACATCGGAGCAGCATTGATGCGATCAGGAATCTCATGGTGGGGGACAATGAGGGCCACTTCATCCCGATGGCTCAACTGGCCGACGTGTTTGAAGAGAGCGGCCCCGCGCAGATCAGCCGGGAGAACGCGCAGCGCAGGATCTCAGTGGAGGTGAATGTCCGGGGCCGGGATCTGGCGGGCTTTGTCTCAGAGGCAAGCCGGCTTGTGGCAGCGAAGGTGAAGCTGCCCGCGGGGTACTCGATCGAATGGGGTGGCAAGTTCGAGCAACTGGACAGCGCGTCGCGGCGGCTGGCGATCACGGTACCGATCGTCCTGCTGTTGATCTTTGTCCTGCTGTATCTCAACTTCGGATCCGCCGTGCCCGCGCTCCTGATTTCGCTGAATGTGCCGCTGGCCGCGGTGGGCGGCATTCTCGCGCTGTACCTGCGGCAGATGCCGTTCAGTATTTCCGCGGGCGTCGGGTTCATCGCGTTGTTCGGAATTGCGGTGCTGAACGGCATCGTGCTGCTGACAAATGTGATTGCGATGCGAAAGGGCGGAGCCCCGTTGGCGGAGGCTGTCGAGGCAGGAGCGAGGGCGAGGTTGCGCCCGGTGATGATGACGGCGCTGGTGGCGAGCCTGGGGTTCTTTCCGATGGCGTTTTCGCACGGAGCAGGAGCGGAAGTGCAACGGCCGCTGGCAACGGTGGTGATTGGCGGCCTGGTCTCCTCCACGGCGTTGACACTGCTGGTGCTGCCGGCCATCTACATGATGTCGGAGAAGAGACGCGAAGCGAGGGGCAAAGGAGCCGCGGAGACCGTGCAGGGGTGAGGCTCCCTGATTGGGGCAGCGGACAGAGCCGGGAGCGGACAACCGCCCACGGCGGCTGCCTGCTTGTTTCAGGTGCCGCGGCCATCTACGATTGGGGACTGAGTTGCGGGCACCGGGCTTGGCCGTTGGGTTCCGGGTTCGGGACGGGTTGCCCAGCAGGAAGGATGATCGATGCACAAGAGTCTGTTGAGCGTGATAGCCCTTGGATTGACAGCGGGTGCGGGCCTTGCGGCGGAGGCGCCCGCGGCAGAGATCTCGAATGGCCTGGTTCGCGCGAAGGTCCATTTGCCGGATGGGCGGACGGGCTTCTACCGGGGCACACGGTTCGACTGGTCCGGCGTCATCTCGGACTTGCAGTTCTCCGGGCACAACTATTACCCGCAGTGGTTCGACCGGATGGACCCCAAGGTCAAGGATTTTGTCTACGAAGGCGCCGCCATCGCGGCCAGCCCCTGTACCGCGGCGACCGGCCCGGCCGACGAGTTCCGGACGCCCCTGGGGTATGAAGAGGCCAAGCCGGGAGGAACGTTTGTGAAGATCGGAGTCGGCGTCCTGCGGAAGACCGACTCCGCCGCATACGATTCCTTCCACCTCTATGAGATTGTGGATGGCGGGCAATGGAAGGTCAGCAAAACGGGGAGTTCCGTCGAGTTCGTGCAGCGGCTGAATGACCGGGCCACGGGCTATGCCTACCTGTACAAAAAGACGGTGTCGTTGACGAAGGGGCAGCCGCAGATGGTGCTGAGTCACAGCCTGAAGAACACGGGCAAAGCCGCGATCCGGAGTGCCGTCTACAACCACAACTTCCTGTATCTCGACCGGCAGCCGCCCGGTCCGGATTTCGTGATCACGTTCCCATTCGACGTCCACACGCCCCAGGTCCCGCCGATGGCCGAAGTGCGCGGCAACCAGGTGCGGTACACGAAGATCCTGGCGGGGGAGGAGCATGTGCAGATGCCCGTAAGCGGCTACGGTGCGGAGGCTAAGGATTATGACATCCGTGTGGAGAACCAGGCTGTGGGTGCGGGTGTGAGGATCACGGGCGACCGGCCGATTACCCGGATATACCTGTGGTCCATTCGCGCTCCACTTTCGGTGGAGCCGTATGTGAATGTGGAGATTCAGCCCGGGGCGGAGTTCACCTGGAAGATTGTATACGACTACTACACGATGCCAACGGGCGGGCGATGACACAGGTCAATGCAGGCCCGTGCGGATTTGCCGAGTGAGCGGCTGGCGCGGTGCGCTCAATATTCAAACTGCATGAACAACTGGACCTGACGCGGCGGGCCGCTCTCAATCAATGATCCCCAATTGCTGAGGCGGCCGGCGGGGGTGGCATAGGCTTCGCTGAGGCGCACGGCGTTGGCGTGATTCAGGAGGTTGAAGCTCTCCGCTCCGAACTGGAGGCGCATGCGGTTGTCGTGGAACGGGATCGTTCTCATGAGGCGGGCATCTAGGCTAACGGAGGCCGGTCCAAGTCCAGTGTTGCGCAGCATGCCGGTGGGCCGGGCCGTGACGGGATAGGCTCCCGTGGCGGCGGGATCGTAAGTGAGCAGCGTGTTGACGGGCCGCCCGCTGCCGGCGACCATGCCCGGGGCCAGGGTCCAGTTCTCCAGGGCGGCCTGAAGCCAGGGTGGTCCAACCCAGGGGCCGAAGGGCAGCTCAAAGATGGAACTGATGCTGAGGCGGCGCGCCTGATAAAGGCGGCTGCGGCCCCAGTCGGCGTGCAGGTTGGCGGGCTGGGAAGGATGCTCGTCAAAGTCGGAGGCGTCATCCCAGGCGCGGCCGAGGTCGAAACTGGCAAGCAGGGTGATGCCTTCGAGGACGCGCCGGTTGTAGGAGAACGACAGCCCGCGGTAAGACGACCTGGCTGTCTGTTCCAGCAGGTAAACAGGAGGCAAAGTGAGGGCTGCGTTGCGGACCCGGGGCAGGTGCAGGGCCCGGACCAGGTTTAGTTCCACATGGAAGGTCGACGACGAGCCAAAGCCGCGCTCCCAGCCGATGGAGAGCTTGCGCGCCCGCGCGGCGGGAAAACTGGCGGAGGCGGCCCAACGCGCCGCAACTTCGGGACCGAGGCCGTATCGAACATACTCGGTTGCCTGGCCGCTGCCCTTCTGCAGGACGTCGTTGAGATAGGCGAGTGGATAGCGGTCAGTGAAGAGGCCGAAACCCGCGCGGAGGATCCAGGGCGTCTTGACGCCGGGCCGCCAGGCGAGGCCGAGACGCGGACTCCAGTTGCCGGGCGGCTGTGGGAGCCCGGAGGGGAGGCTCTGTTTGTCGTAGCGGAGGCCGGCTTCCAGAAGGAGATGGTCGAGCACCTGCCAGCGCTCCTGCAGCCAGAGGCCCACCGGCACTGTGGTCATGCGGGTACGCGGGTCGCCGCGCACGATCCACGACATGGCAGGCGAGCGTTGCTCGAAGGCCTCCAACGTCGGGAATAGCTCCACGCCGCCAAAACGATTCGCTATTCGACCGTCGAAGTGGACGGCGTGGACGCTGGCTCCGGCGCTGAGGCGATGGCGGCCGGCCGTGAGGTTCCACTGCTCGACGAGTTCGGTGTGGGTTTCGAGGCGGCTGGCGTTCAGGCGCGGAGATTCGCCGAAACTCACAATGCCGGGGATTTCCACAAGTGGGCCGGAGCCATTCGGCCAAAGCCGCTGTTCGCGGCGGCCGTACTGAGTGCGGATCTCGTTGACCATGGCCGGCGTGATGACACGCAGCCAGGTGGCGGCGAGGGAGTGGTCGGCGGTGAGGCTGTTGCCGGCTGCCGACCGGTCCAGAAAGTTCTCGGCCCCCTGGACATCGCCCAGGGCGCGGCCGTGGGACCAGGCGTAGCGGAAGGCCAGGGCATCCCGCTCAGTCACCTGATGGTTGAGTTTGAAGGTGCTGTCGAGCCCGTGCTGGGAGGTGGGGTAGAGCCCCGAAGAGACGGTGCGGTCCTGAGCGAGGACGCGATTGATGCGGTCGACGGCCCAAGAGGGAGTTTCGGACCATTCCTGCGCGGACTCCTCCTCCATTTCGGCGGCGACAGCCCAAAAGGTTCGGTCCCTGCGGAGGGGCCCCATGACGGACACTCCAGGTTGGCGGCGGCGGAAGCGCGGCCGGCGCTCCGAATCGACTTCCGTTTTACGGGCGTTCAGAAGCTCGTTCTGGAAGAACCAGGTGGCATCGCCGTGCCACTGGTTGACCCCGGTGCGGGTGATGACGTTGATGAGTCCTCCGGCAGCGCCGCCGAATTCGGCTCCGGCGCTGACACCGGCCACGCGGAACTCCTGCACCATCTCGAGGCCGACAGCGACGCGGTTGCCGCCGGTGGTTTCGTCGCGATTGTCGAGCCCGTCAATCGTCATGCTGTTGCTGCGGGCACGGACACCGGAGAAGCTGAAGCCACTGTCGGCGAGCGGGCTGCGGATGCCGGTCATGGAGCGCTGTTGGCCTCCCGTGGCGGTCTGGGTGAGGCCGGGCACGAGGGCGACGAAGCCGAGGTAGTTGCGGCCCAGGGCAGGGGCCTCTTCGATTCGATCTCCGCCCAGCGCCAGGCTAGCCGTGGTGGCTGCCGCTTCGAGGGCGTCGGGCTGCTCGTTGACCTCGACCGTGGTGGCTACGCCTTTCAGAGAGAGGGTCAAACGCTGGATCAGTACCTGGCCGATGGAGAGCGGGAAGGTGGCGGTGCCGAGTGGGGTGAAGCCGTCATGCTCGACGTGGAGGGTCCATTCGCCAGGAGGCACCGCGTCCAGCGAGAAACGGCCTTCCCAGTTCGTCTCAGCGGTGCGCCTAAACCCGCGCGTGGCGTCAAGAGCGGTGACTCGGGCAGCCGGCACCGGAGTGCCGCTTGCGTCGGACACAGTGCCTTGGATGGCTCCGACTGGTGCGCCGTGCTGGGCTTGCAGGACGGAGGCGAAGACAAGGAACACGAAGAGTGGGAGCAGCCTGCAAAGGTGGGGGCTGAGTGCGTTGGCCGGCTGGGAGGCCATCTGAGACTGCCGGGGCGCCGGGGTTCGTAGCGCGATTTCATTCAAAACGGGCGGCTTGGCTTGCGAATTGTGATCGGGGCCTCGCCTCTCCGTCATTCCACTAGGCTATCAAGCATTGTGTGCCTAGCCGCGAAAGGCCGGCCCGCCTCCTTCTGGAACCGGGCCGGCCTTGATTTCTGGATGAGACCAGGCCGATTGGGCCGGGTCTCTGGCGGCTAGAAGTAGAACTTCAGGCCGAGCACGAGACGCCGCGAGAGGGCGGCGTTGGTGTAGCGGCCCAGGTTGGCATTGATCTGGTCACCAGCGGCGTTGAAGCGCGCAGTGGTGTCCATGCTGCTGTACTGGGTGTGATTGAAGGTGTTATAGCTCTCCATGCGGAACTGCATGCTGCGGCCTTCACGGGCGCCGAGCTTGAAGTTCTTGAAGAGGGAGATGTCCCAGTTGTTCAAACCGGGATTCGTGACGGTCGTCTTGGGGGCATTGCCGATGCCGTTGACGGAGTAGGCTGTGGTGGGTGGCTTGAAGGCATCCACGTTGAAGGCCTGGCCGGCGGGCGCCGATCCGTTGGGATTGCCAACCAGGACGACGCGGCTGTCAACACCATTGCCGGTCGCGCCGGTGAGATCTGCCGAGTAGGACAGACTGTAGCCGACGCCGGTGGGCGAGCCGGTATTGAACTGGCTGACACCCGAGAGTTCCCATCCGTTGAGAGCGATGCGGCTGAACTTGTTGTCCCAACTCTTGCTGAAGTCGGGCAGGTTGTAGGTATAGTTCAGCATCAGGGTATGACGGCGATCGAAGCCGGCAAGACCGTAGTTCCGCATGCGGTAGTTGAGAGTGGGGCTGAGAACGCCACCCTGGCCGTCCACGAGGTCGAGAGACTTCGACCAGGAGTAAGCCGTGTGGAAGGTGAAGCGATCAGAGAACCGCTTGGTGAGTTGCACCTGCATCGCGTTGTAGTTGCCGTAACCGGAGAACTCCAGGTAGTTAACGCTGGAGTAACCGAGATAGGGCCGCAGGAAGTTGGCGGGCAGCGCGGTGCCGGTGGTGGAGTCGATGCTGGACGCGAGCCGGTTGGTGCCGTACTGCGTGGCGTTCAGATCGCGGTAGACCAATAGATGCTTCTGCGTATTGCCGACGTAGGCCACATCGAGCACGGCGCCGAAGCCGATGCTTTGCTGGACGCCGAAGCTCCAGTTGTAGACGGCCGGCGGGCTGTAGCTGCGCTGGAAGCCGTAGACCGACGCGGGTCCAATGGTGGTGCCGGTGGTGGAAGAGGTGAGGTTGGCGAGCGTGGTGTAGTTCGCCGTTCCGGTGGTTACCAGCGGGGGCATCTGGACGAGTTGCAGAACCTGATCGTCGTTGAAACGATCGTAGAAGATGCCGAAACCGGAGCGAATGGCCGTCTTGCCATTGCCGAAGACATCCCAGGCGAGGCCGACGCGGGGCGCTGCCTGGATGGACGGCGAGTTGAGAACCTTTTCCTTGTATGTGGTCATGCCCTGATAGGGCGTGCCGGTAACTGGCGAGAATGCCCCGATCTTGACGGCCGGGTAGAGCGTGCCCGTGGAAGGATCGCGCGCCATGCGGGTCTTGGAAACGGGGTCGAGGTAGGGCGACAGGAGTGGCGGCTGATTCGCACTGCTGTAGACAGAAGAGTCGAAGATGGCCAGCGTGTCGTTGGCGCTGTAGCTGGGCTGGATGGAGTAGAAACGGACGCCGGCATCGATCGCCAGGCGGCGGTTCACCTTCCAGCTGTCCTGCACGTACCACTCCGCGTTGAAGAAGCGGCCGTGGGCGGAGGGATGGCCGCTAGCTTCAGAGTAGGAGTCGACGACGCCGAGAATCGCGTTGGAGTACGGATTGTTCGTGTCGTAGGGGTTGTTGGCGTCGCGGTCGAACGCCAGCGCGCCATTGAAGGAGGTGGAGCGGGCGGCGTTGCGCGTCGTGCGCTCGAGGTAAACACCCATTTTAAAGTTGTGCTTGCCCCAGATCTTCGACAGGTTGTCGGAATAGTTCCAGATGTTGTTTGTACCGAAGAAGGGATAGCGGCCCTCGATGGAGAGGGAGGCGGCGCCGGTGACGCCGGAGAACGTGGCGTTGGGGATGAGGTTCAGCGGGTTGGCCGCGGGATAGAACTGCCCGAGGGTAATGCCGATTTTGCTGCGCACGTTGGCGTTAAGGCGGTCCTGGGTGAGCGCGTCGACGGTCTGCTTGGCGCGGTTGACGCCGAAGGTGAACTCGTTGACCATGGTGGGACTGAAGGTGTGGATCAATGTCGCGACGGCGCCGGCGCTGTGGATCTCGTAGGAGATGGGCAGTTGGGGCCAGGCGTTGTTGCCACCGAGACCAACCGAGAGTCCGTACTCACCACGAACGGCCTGGAAGTCCTGAATCAGGCGGACGTAAAAGGTCGTGTTGGAGGTGATGTTGTAATCGGAGCGCAGAATGGAATCGCGGCGGGGCTGCTTGTTAACGCTAACGCCTGTCCAGTTATATGTATTGCTCGGCCCTTTTGTATTCGGCGTGGGGAAGAGACTAAGCAGCTTCTGCCCATTCGCGTCGATGCGGCTGGACGGGATGGTGTTGTTCGGGAACGCCGCGTTGTTGTTGTAAGGATCCCTGATTGCAATCAGTGTATTGTTGGTGTCGTAAGACTGTGAGAAGTCACCGTTGCGCTCGAGGGTGGTGGGGAAGGTCTGGGTCTGGGTGCTTGAGGGCGCCTGGATGGGCAGGAACTCCTGCGACCAGAAAAAGAAGAGCTTGTCGCGGTTCTTGTTGAAGTTCGTCCCGGGCAGAAGCACGGGCCCGCCCAGGGTGTAACCGGGGTAGTTGTAGCGATAGCGCGGACGAGGAAGCCCGCTCTTATTATTCAGCCACTCGTTGGCGTTTAGCGCTTCATTCCGCAGGAAATAATACGCGCTGCCATGAAAATCGTGGGTGCCGCTCTTGATCACGGTGAGGATGGTGGCGCCGGAACTGCGGCCATACTCGGCCTGATAGTTGCTGAGCAGGACTTTGACCTCGCCCACGGCGTCGATGCTGGGTGCGAGGTACGGCCCGGTGAGCGAGCCGGTATCCAAACTGGAAACACCATCCAGCGTCAGGTTGATGGAGCCTGCGCGGGTGCCGTTGATGTTGATGCCCGTGAGATCGTTCCAACCGGGAGACTCACGGTTGGCGGTGTCAATTACGCCAGGCAACAGTTTGGCCGTGCCCATGTAGGAGCGGCCCTTCAGAGGAAGTTCGGCCATCTGGCGCGCGGAGATAAGACCGGAGCGCTCCGCGCTCTCCGTCTGGAGGCGGGCCGCTTCCGCGGTGACAGTCACAGTATCTGTTAAAGCGCCCACTTCGAGGGAGATGGGCTGCAGATTCACGCGTTCGGTCGCCGTAATGGAGATCTTCGACTGTTCGTACTTTTTAAAGCCCTTCGCGTTGATCCGAAGGGAATATGTACCTGGAAGTAGTTCCGTAAAGAGGTAGTAGCCTTCCGCGGTCGACTGAGCCGTGCGGGTTTGGCCGGTTAGTGCGTTGGCGATGGTGACTTCGGCGTCGGCAACACTGCCTCCGCTTGCGTCAAGGATGGTTCCAGACAATTGACCCGTG encodes the following:
- a CDS encoding TolC family protein, translated to MLRSYPSLLALLFGASWALGQTPDAITSVDQLIQQSLAQNREIQAVQQRLAEARGRLRQAGNRPVPTLELNAGSGRPLGTTGEEEYSIGYFQPIETGGKRPKRLLVAEKEVELADAELAERKRQLSYEIKARYIDAVASLHKVEAIDRIVAVNREAYRLVDARVQRDDAAPLDRQLLLVEVNRTEAQRSMVAGQAQSAEVELRRAAALPSSEPLKLPTAPVAPSAPGVTLEELRRRALEVRPDLRVARTLSAQSTAELDLVQAQGRPDVTVSAQYARRYSQFEDPIRVTGRGSPLLLQDRDNVLTLGVSIPLQTRKRNQGNVEAAAARQSAAQLRGRHLEVTAGLEVEAAWARYEAARKTVAIFQRGVVDESNRNLAIIRQAYELGQLRLLDVLNEQRRQLETQLSAIDAEAELARSAAELERAAGGELK
- a CDS encoding efflux RND transporter periplasmic adaptor subunit — translated: MKKSMFLLAATLVLAGCSQPKPEPTPNEEKREGGLVQISAEAQSHFGMQVEAAQVHSLHELLQVPGTVQPIDSRVNTIRPLARGRLHEVLVKVGDRVSKGQPLATYDNMEAGELVAQLSGARADLERLRGQERQLGRQVERARALAEIGAVPKKEFELATADQRAAGQSVKSQESVVEGIVARLRRFGLTGAETQTTPITTITAPLAGVITKQEASPGEVVESTTALFTIADLSAVWVQAEVYEKDLGRLRIGQDALITVDTYPDQGFTGRVTYVSDFLDPRTRTARVRCEVPNGSMQLKLDMYTNVQLPTTFSRKTLAVPSGAIQEVGDKTVVFVRKSATEFEPRVVTAGKTVRELVEIVTGLTAGEMVVKTGAFHLKSILVGKELGEE
- a CDS encoding efflux RND transporter permease subunit, with the translated sequence MHSFIDWALRYRAIVLLGILLTIVFGVYSLQQLPIDAVPDITPNQVLVLTRAPSLSPIEVEQFLTFPIENAMTGLPGVERIQSVSKNGLSYVAVYFRENVETYFARRLVMERLPQARENIPAGMGSPEMGPIATGLGEVYQFKVSGAGRSLMELRSILDWEIAPKLRSVPGIVEVNTHGGALKAYEVQVDSEKLVAYHVSLEKLISSLEKNNANAGGAYLERMEQQSLVRGEALITSLADIERIVVGVSPTGTPILVSNLGEVRFAPMVRQGFATQDGKGEIVVGVAMMLIGENSRVVVDRVKQKLITIQKSLPPGVRVEPLYDRTELVRRTIGTVSRNLLEGGLLVVAVLLLLLGSFKGGVMVSLAIPLSMLAAFTGMVQANISGNLMSLGAIDFGLVVDGSVVMVENILRRLGHRKPGEESLDVIRHAAQEVARPTFFGILIIVLVYIPILTLRGVEGKMFRPMAITLLFALAASLVIALAVMPVLSSYVFRKQVVEKETWLMRKAGAAYGPMLRRTLRFPLVTAGLAALAFVVTLAIVPRLGAEFIPTLDEGSIVVMMYRVPGISVAESLHGNEIIENVLREFPEVQTVYCRTGRPEVATDPMAIDQSDVYVFLKPASEWPRKRTKEDLISSMKAKLEEHAPGAGYSFSQPIQMRMQELMEAGVRSDIAVKLYGDDLNILRQKADQIAAVVQRVPGAADVRAERVAGLPYLRIRIKRDALARHDLDAADVLNTVEAIGGKAVGQVVEGNKRFVMQIRFDEAHRSSIDAIRNLMVGDNEGHFIPMAQLADVFEESGPAQISRENAQRRISVEVNVRGRDLAGFVSEASRLVAAKVKLPAGYSIEWGGKFEQLDSASRRLAITVPIVLLLIFVLLYLNFGSAVPALLISLNVPLAAVGGILALYLRQMPFSISAGVGFIALFGIAVLNGIVLLTNVIAMRKGGAPLAEAVEAGARARLRPVMMTALVASLGFFPMAFSHGAGAEVQRPLATVVIGGLVSSTALTLLVLPAIYMMSEKRREARGKGAAETVQG
- a CDS encoding TonB-dependent receptor, which produces MSDASGTPVPAARVTALDATRGFRRTAETNWEGRFSLDAVPPGEWTLHVEHDGFTPLGTATFPLSIGQVLIQRLTLSLKGVATTVEVNEQPDALEAAATTASLALGGDRIEEAPALGRNYLGFVALVPGLTQTATGGQQRSMTGIRSPLADSGFSFSGVRARSNSMTIDGLDNRDETTGGNRVAVGLEMVQEFRVAGVSAGAEFGGAAGGLINVITRTGVNQWHGDATWFFQNELLNARKTEVDSERRPRFRRRQPGVSVMGPLRRDRTFWAVAAEMEEESAQEWSETPSWAVDRINRVLAQDRTVSSGLYPTSQHGLDSTFKLNHQVTERDALAFRYAWSHGRALGDVQGAENFLDRSAAGNSLTADHSLAATWLRVITPAMVNEIRTQYGRREQRLWPNGSGPLVEIPGIVSFGESPRLNASRLETHTELVEQWNLTAGRHRLSAGASVHAVHFDGRIANRFGGVELFPTLEAFEQRSPAMSWIVRGDPRTRMTTVPVGLWLQERWQVLDHLLLEAGLRYDKQSLPSGLPQPPGNWSPRLGLAWRPGVKTPWILRAGFGLFTDRYPLAYLNDVLQKGSGQATEYVRYGLGPEVAARWAASASFPAARARKLSIGWERGFGSSSTFHVELNLVRALHLPRVRNAALTLPPVYLLEQTARSSYRGLSFSYNRRVLEGITLLASFDLGRAWDDASDFDEHPSQPANLHADWGRSRLYQARRLSISSIFELPFGPWVGPPWLQAALENWTLAPGMVAGSGRPVNTLLTYDPAATGAYPVTARPTGMLRNTGLGPASVSLDARLMRTIPFHDNRMRLQFGAESFNLLNHANAVRLSEAYATPAGRLSNWGSLIESGPPRQVQLFMQFEY